Within Anolis sagrei isolate rAnoSag1 chromosome 3, rAnoSag1.mat, whole genome shotgun sequence, the genomic segment AGTATCAAAGTACTTCCTGCAAAGGAGTGTTCTTGAACAGTACAAAGTAGATCCAGAAAGAGTATGCATTTCAGGAGACAGCGCAGGAGGGAACTTGGCTGCAGCCGTAACACAGCAGGTGAATAAAAGATATGTGATAGTAATGGTTCCAAAATGGATGAAATTAAAGTTGTGTTTCCTTTCTATATAACTAAAGAATCCTCTGCAATAGTCTTTTGGAGATGTTGGTAGACAATGCTGTTGGAAGAATATCTGATATAAAGTGAGTTGTTGAAATAAAGGAAGAACTGCCTTTCTTCCATGCATTGTTCTATATCATGATCTAGTAATTTGCAAACTTGGATTAGCATCCATTTTTTaagactgcaattcccataatctGTTCTCATAGGACAGTCTGAAAGATTTTGAGgtggatctactctgccatataatccagtttctgaatccagattatctgctttgaactggattatatgacagtgtagactcatataattcagttcaaagcaggtaatatggattcagaaactaggttatatagcagtgtcgaTGGGGCTTGGGAGACAAAATCCAAAAATGTTTGGGGTAAAAAAGCCTTACACACTGGGGCATCAAATAATAAAGAATTTAAATAAAAGGTGTTGTAGTAGCAGAAACAGAATTGTTGCTAAGAATTTCAAAGTGACAATTATCCAGAACTCTTGGTAATAACAATTGTTTTGGTGGTCTGTGTAACTGTATAGCAGATGTTTGTGTGGATTTAGAAATTTGAAATGCTCTAATTTCCATTATATTTACAATGTTTAGCTTGTTGACTCTTGTCTTATGCTTAGAAAAGGTAGAACAAATTAGGACCTGTCTTATATGAGCCTCCAAAATACTTTTAAGACATCAGAACAAAGAACAGTAGGAAAAGCATTATAGATTATTCTCCTTTGATTCCCATGGAAACAGTGAGTGCCTAAACTTGCCCCATCCATTGTGGCTTTCCCTATGTGGAATGCAAAATGATAAAAGAGACATTCCTATTCATTTGCGAAATCTACACACTAGGCATCAGTACTTGCATGGAAAGTTTCCACATGAACAAGAACTTCTTTCCAGGTTGCCCCATCCCCATAAGGGAAGCAATGCTAGATAGGGTAAGGCTAGATGTGCTCTAGGAGAAGTATGAGTTTATTTACCTAAGTAAACTTACTGGTGAATAAATGCTACTGTATAGattttgttactttattattTATGATGAGTAAAAGCTCAAATTTTGAGACTTCTGAATTTGAGAACTATCTTAGTATAAGACGCATTATGGAAATAAGAATATTAAGTATCTCGGGCCACGCTTCCTATGGAAAAAGTGTTTTCAGGTAATACTTTATAATGCAATCAATCTGTTTCATTCATGGAGAATGTATGCTCATGTCCAGATGATGCCATGTCCCCACTACTTCCTCCATCTCTTCTTTTTTTACCAGAGAAAGTCCATTAGGAAATAAGAGGAAAAATAGAATGCCTCGTGACAAGTAACTGTGCCTTACAACTGTTAGTACCCTTATCTAGAAATCCCCACAAATGGATGggaatgaatgtgtgtgttttttaaaatgaactCCTTAAACATATACATTGGACCTATTTCTCCAGGTTTGAATAATAAAATCAAGAAACTTCTTACCCTGAAATTCCTAATTCTCCTTTCTACGTACACTGTAGAATATGAAATATTTTCTGCTTAGATAAATCCATTGTTTTGGGAAAAGAATATGAGAATTACAACTCTTTATCTTTCTAAATTTTTATAGCTTCTCGATGATCCTGATGTCAAAGTTAAACTGAAGATCCAAGTTTTAATCTACCCTGCTCTTCAGACCATTGACATGAATTTGCCATCCTATCAAGACAATAGAAACATGCCAATACTGCCTAAATCTTTAATGCTCAGATTCTGGAGTGAATACTTTACCACCGACCTCTCTCTATTGGAAGCTATAGAAACCAACCAGTATGTTCCTCCAGAATTTAGTCATTTATTTAAGTTTGTAAACTGGAGTGAATGGCTACCTGAAAGGTTTAAAGGAGGCCATGTTTATACCAGCCCAGTACCAGGAAATTCAAAGGTTGGATGGAAATATCCAGAGTTCTTTGATCCAAGAGCAGCCCCTCTGTTGGTTGATGACATCAAGTTGCGTGGATTACCCCTGACATATGTTATCACGTGTCAATATGATGTCTTGAGAGATGACGGACTCATGTATGTCTCACGTCTTAGAAAAGCAGGAGTTCCAGTAATACATGAACACCTCGAAGGTGCTTTTCATGGAATGCTATTGATGAATTCAGGTCTATTATTCTTAAATGGGGGACAGAAAGCAGCCAATAACTACATTGAGAGGTTAAATAAGAACTTATGAAGGAAACATGTCTGTGGATAGAATGGCTCTTTGTGCTCTGATTCACTCAGGCTTTGTTTTATACTGGttttttctt encodes:
- the AADAC gene encoding arylacetamide deacetylase gives rise to the protein MGKKSLCLLVASVLIAYYVYIPLPENSEGGWKLMLIDAGFRTLGHMADIAEKLGLAHYMETMMLLTYLENVAPVSDDKVTVTDTKMNDVPVRLYVPKEKPDSLKRAVIFIHGGGWCLGGAAMGSYDLMSRWTSERLNAVVISIEYRLAPKYHFPVQFEDVYAVSKYFLQRSVLEQYKVDPERVCISGDSAGGNLAAAVTQQLLDDPDVKVKLKIQVLIYPALQTIDMNLPSYQDNRNMPILPKSLMLRFWSEYFTTDLSLLEAIETNQYVPPEFSHLFKFVNWSEWLPERFKGGHVYTSPVPGNSKVGWKYPEFFDPRAAPLLVDDIKLRGLPLTYVITCQYDVLRDDGLMYVSRLRKAGVPVIHEHLEGAFHGMLLMNSGLLFLNGGQKAANNYIERLNKNL